A region from the Desulfobaccales bacterium genome encodes:
- a CDS encoding translocation/assembly module TamB domain-containing protein yields the protein MRWLKMAALGVGLLTVLVAAGLGLALRSEAIWTWGGQRLVALAQERLYPSLSVAEVKGHPLTGLTFTGIRLTAPEGEVLRAERLELTFSLWSFVRLRPILSRVAVYQPQVQLWWAPDGQVNLSRVLKPRPPPPFRSLDFPEVVVSGGEVTVRRDGRLQRYGPVDLEAAVSILHPKQPQQKVLVRRVSLAWTGPPGRLKLSGRLTLRPEELQLLELALRLDETLLLKGSGQGWSGEAPGVRLAMEMGPLAGETLARFWPQWPAAWPLAGRVQVEGGLSGGSFTAELTLAGSPLALQGRLLREPGTWAYALDLAAPALPVEWLGPWRPEWVARASDLPPLNLRLVGKGAGFTWPPERLDWELTLGAVAWRGVKVEAARGTLTGNSREQALTMSGRGSFGRLAATLKGPLLTAWRGDVDLEAQDLLPGLLGLATPPDTRMSGRFRGTFHLPEMDARRLTLAGDLRGSGRWGNLPVQELKARLAWAAPRLEVREAALTAAGLTATGQGRVSPQELEAKVQGRLRGPVSWLPGPRFSQAAFDLALSGSVSQPRAVLTAQVQGLTGGGLAARSLNVAGTLSGWPPAAGQLTLTATGLTTPVAPFPRAQMLLRGENHRWHLEGTASGEGKNRVELAGLLETGGRPVLFTLSRFAFSLGQLTGRAQDPVRLAVLPGVRLEPAVFLLNGGRLEAEGRFTEGAVTARVDARDLPAGLVGFKGVPLKGKIQLKAGLGGTPARPTLTAVASLSEGGWGKLEVKQARASLSYGDGTLSLSGTLEEARRGSRLSLEGRLPWRLSLTPWAVGRGEGDLRVTLSGEKFNLAVLPALTREVTEADLPLEFQALWEGPAARPRVRGNVRWAEGYVNFRLGGARYQVSPGSAQLEGSTLTVPELLLTSDGTARIRGTLALEGFWPGQVNLRGELINFKALSRLGSEARGEGSLTVTGPFEALLVAGRLTVTQAVFRPLFFETGISEDIVLVRQPKVPENGRPQAPAFIRNARMDITLDAPKNIWVRDKRANLELGGRLLAFKEPEGPVRVRGEMRVLTGTVEVHGKPFVVKEGIIHLPGRPPELITVKGRAEHQMEEVLLILEMTGPLAKPEIRLASLPPLPPADLLSYMAFGQRAATLTREQYSSVGAQAVGLIGGLTTKKLLDFLGKDFPLLGDLYFTGGPERVGVGKPITRDLRLSFERVTDPLTRSAAENQVRLEYRLGRRVSVESQVGRRTSGVDVFWNFDF from the coding sequence ATGCGGTGGCTGAAGATGGCGGCCCTGGGTGTGGGGCTGCTGACGGTGCTGGTGGCCGCGGGTCTGGGACTGGCCCTGCGAAGTGAAGCCATCTGGACCTGGGGTGGGCAGCGGCTAGTGGCCTTAGCCCAGGAGCGGCTGTATCCCAGCCTGAGCGTGGCCGAGGTTAAGGGGCATCCCCTCACCGGCCTCACCTTCACCGGCATCCGCCTCACCGCTCCGGAAGGGGAGGTCCTCCGGGCCGAGCGGCTGGAACTCACATTTTCCCTCTGGTCCTTTGTGCGGCTGCGGCCCATCCTCTCCCGGGTGGCGGTGTATCAGCCCCAGGTGCAACTCTGGTGGGCGCCGGACGGCCAGGTGAACCTCAGCCGGGTCCTCAAACCCCGGCCGCCGCCGCCTTTCCGTTCCCTGGATTTTCCGGAGGTTGTGGTATCCGGGGGGGAGGTGACCGTCCGCCGGGACGGGCGGCTTCAGCGGTACGGCCCCGTGGACCTGGAGGCTGCGGTCAGCATTCTCCACCCCAAGCAGCCCCAGCAGAAGGTCCTGGTGCGGCGGGTCAGTCTTGCCTGGACGGGCCCGCCGGGACGCCTGAAGCTGTCTGGCCGCCTCACCCTGCGGCCCGAGGAGCTCCAGCTTCTGGAGCTGGCCCTAAGATTGGACGAGACCCTCCTTCTGAAGGGAAGCGGGCAGGGGTGGAGTGGCGAGGCCCCCGGGGTCCGGCTGGCGATGGAGATGGGGCCGCTGGCCGGGGAGACCCTGGCGCGCTTTTGGCCGCAGTGGCCGGCGGCGTGGCCGTTGGCGGGCAGGGTCCAGGTGGAAGGAGGGCTGTCGGGCGGCAGCTTCACCGCGGAGCTCACCCTGGCCGGCTCCCCTCTGGCCCTGCAAGGCCGGCTGCTGCGGGAGCCGGGCACCTGGGCCTATGCCCTGGACCTGGCGGCGCCGGCGCTGCCGGTGGAGTGGCTTGGCCCCTGGCGGCCGGAGTGGGTGGCAAGAGCATCCGACCTGCCGCCCCTCAACCTGCGCCTGGTGGGGAAAGGGGCGGGCTTCACCTGGCCTCCGGAGAGACTGGATTGGGAGCTCACCCTGGGAGCCGTGGCGTGGCGGGGGGTGAAGGTGGAGGCCGCCCGGGGGACCCTGACGGGGAACAGCCGGGAACAGGCCCTGACCATGAGCGGCCGGGGCAGCTTCGGCCGCCTGGCCGCCACCCTCAAGGGCCCTCTCCTGACTGCCTGGCGGGGGGATGTGGACCTGGAGGCGCAGGATTTGCTGCCGGGGCTCCTGGGTCTGGCGACGCCCCCGGATACCCGGATGAGCGGCCGCTTTCGGGGCACATTTCACCTACCCGAGATGGATGCACGACGCCTCACCCTGGCCGGGGACCTGAGGGGCAGCGGCCGCTGGGGGAACTTACCGGTGCAGGAACTCAAGGCCCGGTTGGCCTGGGCCGCCCCGCGGCTGGAGGTCCGGGAGGCGGCGCTCACGGCCGCGGGCCTGACGGCCACCGGCCAGGGCCGCGTCAGCCCCCAGGAGCTGGAGGCCAAGGTGCAGGGGAGACTGCGCGGCCCGGTTTCCTGGCTTCCGGGGCCGCGCTTCTCCCAGGCCGCCTTTGACCTGGCGCTCAGCGGCTCCGTCTCTCAGCCCCGGGCGGTGCTCACTGCCCAGGTTCAGGGGCTGACGGGGGGCGGGCTGGCGGCCCGCAGCCTCAACGTGGCCGGCACCCTGAGCGGATGGCCGCCCGCCGCCGGTCAGCTCACCCTGACGGCCACCGGCCTCACCACGCCCGTGGCCCCCTTCCCCCGGGCCCAGATGCTCCTTAGGGGGGAGAATCACCGCTGGCACCTGGAGGGGACAGCCTCCGGGGAAGGGAAAAACCGGGTGGAGCTGGCCGGGCTGCTGGAGACGGGGGGCCGCCCCGTGCTCTTCACTCTGAGCCGCTTCGCCTTCAGCCTGGGACAGCTGACCGGCCGGGCCCAGGACCCGGTCCGGCTGGCGGTCCTGCCCGGCGTGCGCCTGGAGCCGGCCGTCTTTCTCCTCAACGGCGGCCGCCTGGAGGCCGAAGGACGCTTCACGGAGGGGGCCGTGACGGCCCGGGTGGACGCCCGGGATCTGCCTGCCGGCCTGGTGGGGTTCAAAGGGGTGCCCCTGAAGGGCAAGATCCAGCTTAAGGCGGGCCTTGGCGGCACCCCGGCCCGGCCCACCCTCACTGCGGTGGCCTCCCTCAGTGAGGGGGGCTGGGGGAAGCTGGAGGTAAAGCAGGCCAGGGCCTCCCTCTCCTATGGTGACGGCACCCTCAGCCTGTCCGGGACGCTGGAAGAGGCCCGCCGGGGCTCCCGCCTGAGCCTCGAGGGCCGTCTGCCGTGGCGCCTGTCCCTGACGCCCTGGGCTGTGGGCCGGGGTGAGGGGGACCTCAGGGTAACCCTCAGCGGGGAGAAATTCAATCTGGCGGTGCTCCCGGCCTTGACCCGGGAAGTCACCGAAGCCGATCTGCCCCTGGAGTTTCAGGCCCTCTGGGAGGGTCCCGCCGCCCGCCCCCGGGTGCGGGGCAACGTGCGCTGGGCGGAGGGCTACGTCAATTTCCGCCTCGGGGGCGCCCGCTATCAGGTGAGCCCGGGCAGCGCCCAGCTGGAGGGGAGCACCCTCACGGTGCCGGAGCTGCTCCTCACCAGCGACGGCACGGCCCGCATCCGGGGCACCCTCGCCCTGGAGGGCTTCTGGCCCGGTCAGGTCAATCTGCGGGGAGAGCTCATCAATTTCAAGGCCCTCTCCCGGTTGGGGTCCGAAGCCCGGGGGGAGGGCAGCCTCACTGTCACCGGCCCGTTTGAGGCCCTCCTGGTGGCAGGCCGGCTTACTGTCACTCAGGCGGTCTTCCGGCCGCTCTTCTTTGAGACGGGGATCTCCGAGGACATCGTGCTGGTGCGCCAGCCCAAAGTGCCGGAAAACGGCCGTCCCCAGGCCCCGGCCTTCATCCGCAACGCCCGCATGGACATCACCCTGGATGCCCCCAAAAACATCTGGGTGCGGGACAAGCGGGCCAATCTGGAGCTGGGGGGGCGCCTGCTGGCCTTCAAGGAGCCGGAGGGCCCGGTGAGGGTGCGGGGCGAAATGCGGGTGCTCACCGGCACCGTGGAGGTGCACGGCAAGCCCTTCGTCGTCAAGGAGGGCATCATCCATTTACCGGGCCGGCCTCCGGAGCTCATCACCGTGAAAGGCAGGGCGGAGCATCAGATGGAGGAGGTGCTCCTCATCCTGGAGATGACCGGGCCCTTGGCCAAACCGGAGATCCGCCTGGCCAGCCTGCCGCCCCTGCCGCCGGCGGACCTCCTCTCGTATATGGCCTTCGGGCAGCGGGCCGCCACCCTGACCCGGGAGCAGTACAGCTCCGTAGGGGCCCAGGCCGTGGGGCTCATCGGCGGGCTGACCACCAAAAAACTCCTGGATTTTCTGGGCAAGGATTTCCCCCTGCTGGGGGACCTCTATTTCACCGGCGGCCCCGAGCGGGTGGGGGTGGGGAAGCCCATCACCCGGGATCTCAGGCTCTCCTTTGAGCGGGTGACTGATCCCCTGACCCGGAGCGCGGCCGAGAATCAGGTGCGCCTGGAATACCGTCTCGGCCGGCGGGTCAGTGTGGAATCCCAGGTGGGGCGGCGCACCTCCGGAGTGGATGTGTTCTGGAATTTTGATTTTTAA